A region of Streptomyces sp. WMMC500 DNA encodes the following proteins:
- a CDS encoding DUF2277 domain-containing protein, with translation MCRSIKTLRPPYADTVTDDDMRAAALQYVRKISGFRHPAPHNAEAFDKAVEEIAAVTQELLDSLVVRGGKGAA, from the coding sequence ATGTGCCGAAGCATCAAGACCCTGCGCCCCCCGTACGCCGACACTGTCACGGACGACGACATGCGGGCGGCAGCTCTGCAGTACGTACGGAAGATCTCCGGCTTCCGCCACCCCGCGCCGCACAACGCCGAGGCGTTCGACAAGGCGGTGGAGGAGATCGCGGCGGTGACGCAGGAGCTGCTGGACTCGCTGGTGGTCCGCGGCGGCAAGGGCGCGGCGTAG
- a CDS encoding GNAT family N-acetyltransferase: MTDELRLRDVVEADLEVFLAHEHDPENVRRSHFPPRERERFLTHWRERVLGDPTGLVQTVEVDGRVAGNVVAWWDGDRRFLGYVFGREFWGRGIGTRAVARFLELERHRPLHADPYVGNEGSVRLLEKLGFRRTGSTEWNGEDEHVMLVLGGPDSAA; encoded by the coding sequence ATGACGGATGAGCTGCGGCTGAGGGATGTGGTCGAGGCGGACCTGGAGGTCTTCCTCGCGCACGAGCACGACCCGGAGAACGTGCGGCGGTCGCACTTCCCGCCGCGCGAGCGGGAGCGTTTCCTGACGCACTGGCGGGAGCGGGTCCTGGGGGACCCGACGGGCCTGGTGCAGACCGTGGAGGTCGACGGCCGGGTCGCGGGGAACGTGGTGGCGTGGTGGGACGGCGACCGGCGGTTCCTGGGCTATGTCTTCGGCCGCGAGTTCTGGGGCCGGGGCATAGGCACGCGGGCGGTGGCCCGGTTCCTGGAGCTGGAGCGCCACCGGCCCCTGCACGCGGACCCGTACGTGGGGAACGAGGGCTCGGTCCGCCTGCTGGAGAAGCTCGGCTTCCGCCGGACGGGCAGCACGGAGTGGAACGGCGAGGACGAGCACGTGATGCTGGTCCTGGGAGGGCCCGACTCGGCGGCCTAG